The proteins below come from a single Tsuneonella deserti genomic window:
- a CDS encoding glutathione peroxidase, giving the protein MTTIADFTVEKPDGTPLDLSEKLGKVLLVVNVASRCGFTPQYEGLEELQRKYAERGFEVLGFPCNQFGAQEPGNAEEIASFCKLTYDVTFPVLKKIEVNGEGASPLYDWMKSAAPGLLGSKAVKWNFTKFLIDREGNVVRRYAPTDAPASIEKAIAKLL; this is encoded by the coding sequence ATGACCACGATCGCCGACTTCACGGTCGAGAAACCCGACGGAACGCCGCTCGATTTGAGCGAGAAGCTGGGCAAGGTCCTGTTGGTGGTGAACGTGGCCTCGCGCTGCGGGTTCACTCCCCAGTATGAAGGGCTGGAGGAGCTCCAGCGGAAATACGCCGAACGGGGTTTCGAAGTGCTCGGCTTCCCCTGCAACCAGTTCGGCGCGCAGGAGCCGGGCAACGCCGAGGAAATCGCCAGCTTCTGCAAGCTGACTTACGACGTGACTTTCCCGGTACTGAAGAAAATCGAGGTCAACGGGGAGGGTGCCAGCCCGCTCTACGACTGGATGAAGTCGGCAGCGCCCGGCTTGCTTGGTTCCAAGGCTGTGAAGTGGAACTTCACCAAGTTTCTGATCGATCGTGAGGGGAACGTCGTCCGCCGCTATGCTCCGACCGACGCCCCGGCAAGCATCGAGAAGGCTATCGCGAAGCTGCTCTGA
- a CDS encoding ABC transporter ATP-binding protein: MNSAQPVVRLTNLTRSFEQGGERIDVLRGVNLSIGPGEIVALLGPSGSGKSTMLQAVGLLEGGFGGKIEIVGTDASALATDGRTKLRREHLGFVYQFHHLLPDFNAIENVVMPQLVAGKERGAAEERAREILSALGLAHRLTHRPSQLSGGEQQRVAVARALANRPHLVLADEPTGNLDEHTADKVFAEFLELVRGEGSAALVATHNERLAARMDRVVRLHEGVLE, translated from the coding sequence ATGAATAGCGCCCAGCCGGTCGTCCGCCTGACCAATCTCACCCGCTCCTTCGAGCAGGGCGGGGAGCGCATCGACGTGCTCCGCGGAGTGAACCTGTCGATCGGGCCGGGCGAAATCGTCGCGCTTCTCGGCCCATCGGGCTCGGGCAAGTCGACCATGCTGCAGGCTGTCGGCTTGCTCGAAGGCGGCTTCGGCGGAAAGATCGAGATCGTCGGTACCGACGCCAGCGCGTTGGCGACGGACGGTCGCACCAAGCTGCGCCGCGAGCATCTGGGTTTCGTTTACCAGTTCCATCACCTGCTGCCGGATTTCAACGCGATCGAGAACGTCGTCATGCCGCAGCTCGTCGCCGGCAAGGAGCGAGGGGCAGCTGAGGAACGCGCGCGCGAAATCCTCTCGGCGCTCGGGCTGGCGCACCGCCTGACCCATCGGCCGAGCCAGCTTTCCGGCGGCGAGCAGCAGCGCGTCGCGGTCGCCCGGGCGCTCGCCAACCGGCCGCATCTTGTCCTGGCCGACGAGCCGACCGGCAACCTCGACGAGCATACCGCCGACAAGGTCTTTGCCGAATTCCTCGAACTCGTCCGGGGCGAGGGCAGCGCCGCGCTCGTGGCGACCCACAACGAACGGCTGGCGGCAAGGATGGACCGCGTGGTACGCTTGCACGAAGGGGTGCTGGAATGA
- a CDS encoding lipoprotein-releasing ABC transporter permease subunit — protein sequence MILSPFEWTVAKRYMLPGKGEGFIALVAGISVGVVMLSVALLVVVMSVMNGFRAELLDKIVGLNGHAIIQAYGGRLDNWQDVLQEVRKTPGVTRASPLIEQPLLVTFNGRVEGVLVRGNTAQDIGRLQPNVVAGSLAPLKPDASQVAIGARLAENLGAQVGDTITVINPAGRSTPFGTVPRQVGYRVAAIFEIGVYDYDEKFVVMPIADAQTLMLTGDTIGMIEVKTDDADKASEYLAPLARKLAGRAVVSDWKQINASLFEALEVERVAMFFALSMIVLVAAFNILSSLVMLVRAKTRDIAIMRTMGATRRSLLKIFVTTGFTIGAIGTGAGLLLGFLILYFRQGIVEAIQVVTGQNLWDPSVRFLSTLPARADPFEIVGIALLALVLSFLATLYPSFKASSTDPVQVLRYE from the coding sequence TTGATCCTCTCCCCATTCGAATGGACCGTGGCCAAGCGCTACATGCTGCCTGGCAAGGGCGAAGGCTTCATCGCCCTCGTCGCGGGCATCAGCGTCGGCGTGGTCATGCTCTCCGTCGCGCTGCTGGTCGTGGTGATGAGCGTGATGAACGGCTTTCGCGCCGAACTCCTGGACAAGATCGTCGGTCTGAACGGTCACGCGATCATACAGGCTTACGGCGGGCGGCTGGATAATTGGCAGGACGTCTTGCAGGAAGTCCGCAAGACCCCCGGCGTCACGCGCGCGAGCCCGCTTATCGAGCAGCCTTTGCTGGTGACGTTCAACGGTCGGGTGGAAGGCGTACTGGTGCGCGGCAACACGGCACAGGACATCGGGCGCCTGCAGCCCAATGTCGTGGCCGGGTCCCTCGCCCCGCTCAAGCCTGATGCCAGCCAGGTAGCCATCGGCGCGCGGCTGGCCGAGAATCTCGGGGCGCAGGTTGGCGACACGATCACGGTTATCAATCCGGCTGGCCGCTCGACCCCGTTCGGCACCGTCCCGCGCCAGGTCGGTTACAGGGTCGCGGCGATCTTCGAGATCGGGGTCTATGATTATGACGAGAAATTCGTCGTCATGCCGATCGCCGATGCGCAGACGCTCATGCTGACCGGCGACACGATCGGCATGATCGAAGTGAAGACGGACGATGCCGACAAGGCGAGCGAGTACCTCGCGCCGCTCGCCCGCAAGCTGGCCGGGAGGGCGGTCGTATCCGACTGGAAGCAGATCAACGCCTCGCTGTTCGAAGCGCTGGAGGTCGAGCGGGTGGCGATGTTCTTCGCGCTGTCGATGATCGTGCTCGTCGCCGCGTTCAACATTCTTTCCAGCCTCGTCATGCTGGTCCGCGCCAAGACGCGGGATATCGCCATCATGCGGACGATGGGGGCGACCCGGCGGTCGCTGCTCAAGATCTTCGTCACCACCGGCTTCACCATCGGCGCGATCGGCACCGGGGCGGGGTTGCTGCTCGGATTCCTGATCCTCTATTTTCGCCAGGGCATCGTCGAGGCAATCCAGGTCGTGACGGGCCAGAACCTTTGGGACCCTTCCGTGCGCTTCCTTTCCACGCTGCCCGCGCGAGCCGATCCGTTCGAGATCGTCGGTATCGCGCTTCTGGCGCTGGTGCTCAGCTTTCTCGCCACGCTCTACCCGTCCTTCAAGGCGAGCAGCACCGACCCGGTGCAGGTGCTGCGTTATGAATAG
- the purF gene encoding amidophosphoribosyltransferase, which produces MIFPHPFPPADDDKLREECGVFGAIGTADASAVTALGLHALQHRGQEAVGITSFDGQEFYSRRGTGHVAENFSTQDAIAGLPGFMAAGHVRYSTTGGAGLRNVQPLYADLAAGGFAVAHNGNISNARTLRDELVRKGAIFQSTSDTEVIIHLVATSRYPTTIDRLIDALRLVEGAYSLIVMTPEGMIACRDPLGIRPLVMGKLGDATVFASETVALDVIGADFVRQVDPGEIVRVDFDGKLTSLRPFGQNRPRPCIFEHVYFSRPDSIFDGRSVYEARKAIGRELAIEAPVEADLVVPVPDSGVPAAIGYAQQSGVPFELGIIRSHYVGRTFIQPSDSARHDGVRRKHNANRGLIEGKRIVLIDDSIVRGTTSMKIVEMMRAAGATEVHFRVASPPTAHSCFYGVDTPERSKLLAARMDIEPMRDFIKADSLAFVSIDGLYRAVADQKRDNTRPQYCDACFTGDYPTSLTDLAQRENRDAQLPFPANKVA; this is translated from the coding sequence ATGATCTTTCCTCATCCGTTTCCGCCCGCCGACGACGACAAGCTGCGCGAGGAGTGCGGCGTGTTCGGAGCGATCGGCACGGCCGATGCCTCCGCCGTCACCGCGCTCGGCTTGCATGCACTCCAGCACCGCGGACAGGAAGCGGTCGGGATCACCAGTTTCGACGGACAGGAATTCTATTCCCGTCGCGGAACCGGTCACGTGGCGGAAAACTTTTCCACCCAGGATGCGATCGCCGGGCTGCCCGGGTTCATGGCGGCAGGCCACGTGCGCTATTCTACCACCGGCGGCGCCGGTCTGCGCAACGTGCAGCCGCTCTACGCCGACCTTGCGGCCGGCGGATTCGCGGTGGCGCACAACGGCAACATCTCCAACGCGCGGACCTTGCGCGATGAACTCGTCCGCAAGGGCGCGATCTTCCAGTCCACTTCGGACACCGAGGTCATCATCCACCTCGTGGCGACCAGCCGCTATCCTACCACCATCGACCGACTGATCGATGCCCTGCGCCTCGTCGAAGGCGCGTATTCGCTGATCGTGATGACCCCCGAAGGCATGATCGCCTGCCGCGATCCGCTGGGCATCCGTCCACTCGTCATGGGCAAGCTGGGCGATGCAACGGTGTTCGCCAGCGAGACGGTCGCCCTCGACGTGATCGGCGCCGACTTCGTCCGGCAGGTCGATCCGGGGGAGATCGTCCGCGTCGATTTCGACGGCAAGCTCACCTCGCTCCGCCCGTTCGGCCAGAACCGCCCGCGGCCGTGCATCTTCGAGCATGTCTATTTCAGCCGGCCCGATTCGATCTTCGATGGCCGCAGCGTCTACGAAGCGCGCAAGGCCATCGGACGCGAGCTCGCGATCGAGGCTCCGGTCGAGGCCGATCTCGTGGTGCCGGTACCGGACAGCGGCGTGCCGGCGGCGATCGGCTACGCGCAGCAGTCCGGCGTGCCGTTCGAACTGGGCATCATCCGCTCGCACTACGTGGGACGAACCTTCATCCAGCCGAGCGATAGCGCACGGCACGATGGCGTCCGGCGGAAGCACAACGCCAATCGCGGCCTGATCGAAGGCAAGCGCATCGTCCTGATCGACGATTCGATCGTGCGCGGAACGACTTCGATGAAGATCGTCGAGATGATGCGCGCCGCCGGGGCGACGGAGGTCCACTTCCGCGTCGCCAGTCCGCCGACGGCGCACTCTTGCTTCTACGGCGTCGATACGCCCGAACGCTCTAAGCTGCTCGCGGCGAGGATGGATATCGAGCCCATGCGCGATTTCATCAAGGCCGATAGCCTCGCCTTCGTGTCGATCGACGGCCTCTATCGCGCGGTAGCCGACCAGAAGCGCGACAACACGCGCCCTCAATATTGCGATGCCTGCTTCACCGGCGACTATCCGACATCACTCACCGATCTGGCGCAGCGCGAGAATCGCGACGCGCAGCTTCCCTTTCCAGCCAACAAGGTCGCCTGA
- a CDS encoding SDR family NAD(P)-dependent oxidoreductase, giving the protein MTDQKPLSGRIALVTGASRGIGAATARALAEAGAHVLLTGRDVKALETVEEAIHEAGGSATIAPLDLTEADGVSRLAAAVAQRWEKLDILVINAAFLPSLTPVSQIEPKQFGQAMTVNVLATQALLAAFDPLLKRAGHGRVIGLTSSVGTAPRPYWGAYAATKAAFEVLLDCYAGEIERLGDTRVAIIDPGATRTTMRARAYPGEDPASVKPPEEVATRIVSLLLEDFPTRHRERIGKIG; this is encoded by the coding sequence ATGACAGACCAGAAGCCGCTTTCGGGGCGCATTGCGCTCGTCACCGGCGCGAGCAGGGGCATCGGTGCTGCCACCGCTCGCGCCTTGGCCGAGGCGGGCGCTCACGTCCTGCTGACGGGGCGTGACGTGAAGGCGCTGGAAACGGTCGAGGAGGCGATCCACGAAGCGGGCGGCAGCGCGACCATCGCTCCGCTCGACCTTACCGAGGCGGACGGTGTCTCGCGGCTCGCGGCAGCGGTTGCCCAGCGGTGGGAAAAGCTCGACATCCTCGTGATCAACGCCGCATTCCTGCCTTCCCTCACGCCGGTGAGCCAGATCGAGCCCAAGCAGTTTGGCCAGGCGATGACGGTCAATGTCCTTGCTACCCAGGCGCTGCTCGCGGCGTTCGACCCGCTGCTGAAACGCGCCGGGCATGGCCGCGTGATCGGCTTGACCAGCTCCGTCGGCACGGCACCGCGCCCCTATTGGGGCGCCTACGCCGCGACCAAGGCCGCCTTCGAAGTTCTGCTCGATTGCTATGCAGGTGAGATCGAGAGGCTCGGCGATACCCGTGTCGCCATTATCGACCCTGGGGCAACCCGCACCACTATGCGCGCGCGGGCATATCCGGGCGAGGATCCCGCCAGCGTGAAGCCGCCGGAAGAAGTCGCGACCCGTATCGTGTCGCTTCTCCTCGAGGACTTTCCGACCAGACATCGTGAGCGGATCGGCAAGATCGGTTAA
- a CDS encoding PilZ domain-containing protein has protein sequence MINTHDRYSLAAQEDRCSPRTKLTIPAQLRASGGRPFRTVVHDLSISGFSAAAINRMHVGQLCWLTLPGLESLQAEVVWWDNCIAGCAFAELLSPIVHDNIIARYTSGGVFRPIA, from the coding sequence ATGATCAATACCCACGATCGCTATTCGCTGGCAGCGCAGGAAGATCGTTGCTCGCCGCGCACCAAGCTGACCATTCCGGCCCAGCTACGCGCTTCGGGCGGACGACCGTTCCGTACCGTGGTGCACGATCTGTCGATATCGGGATTCTCGGCTGCCGCAATCAACCGGATGCACGTGGGTCAGCTGTGCTGGCTCACCCTCCCGGGCCTCGAATCGCTCCAGGCGGAAGTGGTGTGGTGGGACAACTGCATCGCTGGTTGCGCTTTCGCCGAGCTGCTCAGCCCGATCGTCCACGACAACATCATCGCCCGCTACACGAGCGGCGGGGTGTTCCGGCCGATCGCCTGA
- a CDS encoding serine hydrolase domain-containing protein, with amino-acid sequence MGRQLTLLAALALSACATVSAPEAVRPTQPSTRISLQDQQVLFWDDGTRADRFRHMENYFAGYEIASAPVVRKLPAGTALDSATRSTLDAYLASSNAAGIMVLQDGRVRYEKYGLGFTPEGRWTSFSVAKSFTSTLLGAAVKDGFIGSMADPVTKYLPRLAGSAYDGVSVEQLATMTSGVKWNEDYADPASDVARMLQIEPVAGESQAVTYARTLTREAPAGQKWVYKTLETNLLGDLVAAATGQSLAAYAKHKIVDPAGFAGPMFWMTDLTGGNIGGCCLSLRLSDYARMGQFALEGGQPSVPAGWFTRAGAPQVEFGEGYGYGYQWWTYPGASFGAQGIFGQSITIVPDKRLVIAVVSSWPAATGKSISEARRKMLDAVIAASVR; translated from the coding sequence ATGGGGCGACAGCTCACCCTGCTTGCGGCACTCGCCTTGAGTGCGTGCGCGACGGTTTCCGCACCCGAAGCGGTTCGACCCACCCAGCCGAGCACCCGGATTTCGCTGCAGGACCAGCAGGTCCTGTTTTGGGATGACGGGACCCGCGCCGACCGCTTTCGTCACATGGAAAACTACTTCGCCGGATACGAGATCGCGTCCGCCCCGGTCGTGCGAAAACTGCCTGCGGGAACCGCGCTCGATTCCGCGACCAGGTCCACCCTCGATGCCTATCTCGCAAGCTCGAACGCGGCGGGCATCATGGTCCTGCAGGACGGGCGCGTTCGCTACGAGAAATATGGCCTCGGCTTCACCCCCGAGGGCCGCTGGACGAGCTTCTCGGTCGCCAAGAGCTTTACCTCGACCCTTCTCGGGGCGGCGGTGAAGGACGGCTTCATCGGTAGCATGGCAGATCCGGTCACCAAATACCTGCCCAGGCTCGCGGGCTCTGCCTACGATGGAGTCAGTGTCGAGCAACTCGCCACGATGACATCCGGCGTCAAATGGAACGAGGACTACGCAGATCCGGCCAGCGACGTGGCGAGGATGTTGCAGATCGAGCCCGTCGCGGGCGAATCCCAGGCCGTCACTTATGCGCGGACGCTGACGCGGGAAGCGCCGGCGGGGCAGAAGTGGGTGTACAAGACCCTCGAGACAAATCTTCTCGGCGACCTGGTGGCCGCGGCGACGGGCCAATCCCTGGCCGCATACGCGAAACACAAGATCGTCGACCCGGCGGGATTTGCTGGGCCGATGTTCTGGATGACCGATCTGACCGGCGGAAATATCGGCGGGTGCTGCCTGTCGCTACGGCTGTCCGACTATGCCCGCATGGGCCAGTTCGCGCTCGAGGGCGGGCAGCCTTCGGTGCCGGCTGGCTGGTTCACCCGCGCGGGAGCGCCGCAGGTCGAATTTGGCGAAGGGTACGGCTACGGCTATCAATGGTGGACGTATCCCGGCGCCAGCTTCGGCGCGCAGGGCATCTTCGGCCAATCCATCACGATCGTGCCGGACAAGCGGCTGGTGATTGCGGTCGTATCGAGCTGGCCCGCCGCCACCGGCAAGTCGATTTCCGAAGCCCGGCGCAAGATGCTCGACGCGGTCATCGCGGCGAGCGTCCGCTAG
- a CDS encoding SAM-dependent methyltransferase, with protein MHAEGLGRGGSLLSAGARFARSPGVLARLFAPGFHKVLDRIDEGLERGSIVGRLPDGSTRLLGGRAPGFEAEVEIRDWRALLRLATNGSIGWYQAWEAGEWDSPDPVPLFALFMANGDALGDTGRARGPFRLAARFAHWLNRNTHAGAERNIHAHYDLGNDFYAAWLGQSMCYSSALFSAPNTPSRAEQFLSPLDYAQLGKVTAMLDRVRIEQAQSVLEIGCGWGMLAHAAAGHGARVDAISLSDAQLDYCRAKATPGQPPPAFLKRDYRDMHGQYDAIVSVEMVEALGREFWPDFMDCVARNLKPGGRAAIQFISMKDSLFDHYARSADFIQAYIFPGGLLIRTSEFRRLAEERGLEWTDQSDFGLDYAETLRLWRENFDAAASANRLPAGFDERFVRLWRYYLMYCEGGFRGGGIDVHQVTLVKEH; from the coding sequence ATGCATGCAGAGGGGTTGGGCAGGGGAGGCTCCCTTCTATCGGCTGGTGCGCGGTTCGCGCGCAGCCCGGGCGTGCTCGCGCGCCTGTTCGCACCGGGATTTCACAAGGTTCTCGACCGGATCGACGAAGGGCTGGAGCGCGGCTCGATCGTGGGCCGGCTGCCCGACGGCAGCACTCGCCTTCTTGGCGGGCGAGCGCCCGGCTTCGAGGCGGAAGTTGAGATCCGGGACTGGCGCGCGCTGCTCCGGCTGGCCACCAATGGTTCGATCGGCTGGTACCAGGCTTGGGAGGCAGGAGAGTGGGACAGCCCCGATCCCGTTCCCCTTTTCGCGCTCTTCATGGCCAATGGAGATGCGCTCGGAGACACCGGGCGGGCACGGGGGCCGTTTCGGCTGGCGGCACGGTTCGCGCACTGGCTGAACCGCAACACCCATGCGGGAGCCGAACGCAACATCCATGCGCATTACGATCTCGGCAACGATTTCTATGCGGCCTGGCTGGGGCAATCGATGTGTTATTCAAGCGCTTTGTTTAGCGCGCCGAACACACCTTCGCGCGCCGAACAGTTTCTCTCACCGCTCGATTATGCACAGCTCGGCAAAGTCACCGCGATGCTCGACCGGGTACGTATCGAGCAAGCCCAATCCGTGCTCGAGATTGGCTGCGGCTGGGGGATGCTGGCTCATGCCGCGGCCGGCCACGGCGCCCGGGTGGATGCGATCAGCCTTTCCGATGCCCAGCTTGATTATTGCCGGGCGAAAGCGACCCCTGGGCAGCCGCCGCCCGCTTTCCTCAAGCGCGATTACCGCGACATGCACGGCCAGTATGACGCGATCGTCAGTGTCGAGATGGTCGAGGCTCTCGGACGCGAATTCTGGCCCGATTTCATGGACTGCGTGGCCCGCAACCTGAAGCCGGGCGGAAGGGCGGCGATACAGTTCATATCGATGAAGGATTCGCTGTTCGATCACTACGCCCGCAGCGCCGACTTCATCCAGGCCTACATCTTTCCTGGCGGGCTGCTGATCCGGACATCCGAATTCCGCCGGCTGGCTGAAGAGCGGGGTCTCGAATGGACAGACCAGTCGGACTTTGGCCTCGACTACGCGGAAACGCTCAGGCTGTGGCGCGAGAATTTCGACGCTGCTGCGAGCGCGAACCGACTGCCGGCCGGCTTCGACGAGCGGTTCGTCCGCCTCTGGCGCTATTACCTGATGTATTGCGAAGGCGGCTTCCGCGGCGGCGGGATCGACGTCCACCAAGTGACCCTAGTGAAGGAACATTGA